A region of Acidobacteriota bacterium DNA encodes the following proteins:
- the ccsA gene encoding cytochrome c biogenesis protein CcsA gives MAYLLAAATYGDLFFSADRRFEALAAPALRATVGLHLVTLIVVTLRWRQLPAVTVAQVLSIIAFAVAAVYLFVEWRGRERSTGFWLVSLAFLFQLLASLLRDPAPPDRELFHNPLFATHVSLALLGYAAFVVAAGYGFLFLRLYRELKIGRFSTFFGKLPPLEVLETMMAGALAVGFMAFTGAVGLGVFWAEQRLQVSWIQDPQILTTIATWAFYGVVLLLRRLGRWQGRQTAIGSLIGFVAILSSLLAVRLFLSDFHGTL, from the coding sequence GTGGCCTATCTGCTCGCCGCGGCGACCTACGGCGACCTCTTCTTCTCCGCCGATCGGAGATTCGAGGCCCTGGCGGCACCGGCGCTGCGCGCCACCGTGGGTCTGCACCTGGTGACCTTGATCGTGGTGACCCTGCGCTGGCGGCAACTGCCGGCGGTCACCGTGGCACAGGTGCTGTCGATCATCGCCTTCGCGGTGGCGGCGGTGTACCTGTTTGTCGAGTGGCGCGGACGCGAGCGGTCGACGGGCTTCTGGCTGGTGTCCCTGGCCTTCCTGTTCCAGCTTCTCGCCTCGCTCTTGCGGGATCCGGCGCCGCCGGATCGCGAGCTGTTCCACAATCCGCTCTTCGCCACCCATGTCTCCCTGGCGCTCCTGGGCTACGCCGCCTTCGTCGTCGCCGCCGGCTATGGCTTTCTCTTTCTGCGTCTGTACCGAGAACTCAAAATCGGCCGCTTCTCCACTTTCTTCGGCAAGCTGCCGCCCCTCGAAGTGCTGGAGACGATGATGGCCGGCGCCCTGGCGGTGGGCTTCATGGCCTTCACCGGCGCCGTCGGTCTGGGCGTGTTCTGGGCCGAGCAGCGCCTTCAGGTGAGCTGGATCCAGGATCCGCAGATCCTCACCACCATCGCCACCTGGGCGTTCTACGGGGTCGTGCTGTTGCTGCGCCGATTGGGCCGCTGGCAGGGTCGCCAGACCGCCATCGGCAGTCTCATCGGGTTTGTCGCTATCCTGTCGTCGCTCCTCGCCGTTCGGCTGTTCCTGTCGGACTTCCACGGCACTCTTTAG
- a CDS encoding adenylosuccinate synthase → MANVVIIGMQWGDEGKGKIVDLICPAFDTVARFQGGHNAGHTVKFGDQHFSLHLIPSGILHADTRCVLGSGMVIAPDAFFSELEKLRAGGIEDAGRLFLSNRATALLPCHARLDQARERARGERAIGTTSRGIGPAYESRAGRYGLRLIDLLAPDLEDLLGLLLDRVDGQLADLGDTAKSDASALLDQCRSWGERLAPRLADTEQLLGDWLAAGSSVLFEGAQGTLLDLAHGTYPFVTSSSCTTGAAATGAGVAPTALNGAIGVLKAYTTRVGAGPFVTELHDDSGEFLRSRGNEFGTTTGRPRRCGWLDLVAGRYSRMLNGIESIALTKLDVLDDLDEIKVCTAYRIDGEQRRGFPSGQRDLERAEPVYRSFPGWRQRTVGILCREDLPAAAQEYIAFIEEDLNARVDLISTGPRREETIVDQQGRLAGWFGEGLAAVLAQRTVGE, encoded by the coding sequence ATGGCCAACGTCGTCATCATCGGCATGCAGTGGGGGGACGAAGGGAAGGGCAAGATCGTCGATCTGATCTGCCCGGCCTTCGATACGGTGGCCCGCTTCCAGGGCGGCCACAACGCCGGCCACACGGTGAAGTTCGGGGATCAGCACTTCTCTCTGCACCTGATTCCCTCGGGCATCCTGCATGCGGACACCCGCTGCGTCCTCGGCAGCGGCATGGTCATCGCCCCGGACGCCTTCTTCAGCGAGCTGGAAAAACTGCGCGCCGGTGGCATCGAGGATGCCGGCCGTTTGTTTCTGTCGAATCGCGCGACGGCCCTCTTGCCCTGCCACGCGCGCCTCGATCAGGCGCGCGAGCGGGCGCGCGGCGAACGGGCCATCGGCACCACCTCGCGCGGCATCGGTCCCGCCTACGAGAGCCGGGCCGGTCGCTATGGCCTACGGCTGATCGATCTGCTGGCGCCGGATCTCGAAGACCTCCTCGGCTTGCTGCTGGATCGGGTGGACGGGCAACTGGCGGACCTGGGAGATACGGCGAAGTCCGACGCTTCGGCGTTGCTCGATCAATGCCGGAGTTGGGGAGAGCGGCTGGCCCCTCGCCTCGCAGATACGGAGCAACTCCTCGGGGATTGGCTGGCTGCGGGCTCGTCCGTGCTCTTCGAAGGGGCGCAGGGCACCCTGCTCGATCTGGCCCACGGCACCTATCCGTTCGTCACCAGTTCGAGCTGCACCACCGGCGCTGCGGCCACCGGCGCCGGGGTCGCGCCGACCGCCCTCAACGGCGCTATCGGCGTGCTCAAGGCCTACACCACCCGCGTCGGCGCGGGTCCCTTCGTGACGGAACTCCATGACGACTCCGGCGAGTTCCTGCGCTCCCGGGGCAACGAATTCGGCACCACCACCGGTCGCCCTCGGCGCTGCGGTTGGCTGGATCTGGTGGCTGGCCGCTACAGCCGGATGCTCAACGGCATCGAGTCCATCGCCCTGACCAAGCTCGACGTGCTCGACGATCTCGACGAGATCAAGGTGTGCACCGCCTACCGGATCGACGGCGAGCAACGGCGAGGTTTCCCGTCCGGGCAGCGCGACCTGGAGAGGGCCGAACCGGTGTACCGCAGCTTCCCGGGATGGCGGCAGAGAACCGTCGGCATTCTGTGCCGCGAAGATCTGCCCGCCGCGGCGCAGGAGTACATCGCCTTCATCGAGGAAGATCTCAATGCCCGCGTCGATCTCATCTCCACCGGCCCCCGCCGGGAAGAGACCATCGTCGACCAGCAGGGCAGGCTCGCCGGCTGGTTCGGCGAGGGCCTGGCGGCCGTTCTCGCTCAGCGCACCGTCGGCGAATAA